A region from the Desmospora profundinema genome encodes:
- a CDS encoding TetR/AcrR family transcriptional regulator, translated as MLREQRKKELKEKILLVSLRLFKEKGFEPVTVEEITAACGIAKGTFYNYFSEKKQILLYLGNSQLERLEESVRRHGTVKPFRQRVKKIFGDLLSRYTKHPDIARITISENIRSRLLLHEESRTIEAFQSALSSLVQEAMREGEISDQPDPDQVASTLVGLYFQTLITWLSFTDPEKYDILDIFDNHLEILWEGVGKKD; from the coding sequence ATGCTAAGGGAACAGCGAAAAAAAGAGCTGAAGGAGAAAATTCTCCTGGTCTCTCTGCGCCTATTTAAGGAAAAGGGGTTTGAACCTGTGACCGTGGAGGAGATCACAGCCGCCTGCGGAATCGCCAAAGGAACCTTTTACAATTACTTTTCGGAGAAAAAACAAATACTTTTATATCTGGGAAATTCCCAGTTGGAGAGGTTGGAGGAATCTGTCCGACGACATGGGACAGTGAAGCCCTTTCGTCAACGGGTGAAAAAAATCTTCGGGGATCTGTTATCCCGATACACGAAACATCCGGACATCGCCAGAATCACCATCTCCGAAAACATCCGTTCCCGACTGTTACTGCATGAAGAATCCCGCACCATCGAAGCCTTCCAATCGGCGTTATCTTCTCTTGTACAGGAAGCGATGCGGGAAGGGGAGATTTCGGATCAGCCCGATCCCGATCAAGTGGCATCCACCTTGGTCGGGCTCTATTTTCAGACACTTATTACCTGGCTTTCATTCACTGATCCAGAGAAATACGACATCCTCGATATTTTTGACAATCACCTGGAAATCCTCTGGGAAGGTGTCGGAAAAAAAGATTGA
- a CDS encoding thiolase family protein has product MREAVIIEAVRTPVGRRNGILSGIRADELAAEVLKEVVNQAGLSPKMVEDVIMGCVSQVGEQAADIARVAALIAGYPTEVPGTTIDRQCGSSQQAVHFAAQAIISGDMDVVVAAGIENMSRVPMFSNLQGVDFSKKLTARHEMINQGLSAERIAEKWRLSRQQMDEFSLESHQKALAAQNEGRFEREIIPIEVTLPDGTKAMVTKDEGPRDDTSLEKLAQLSPSFKEGGHIHAGNSSQISDGAAAVLLMSKEKAEELGLKPRFRVLTRVVVGSDPTLMLTGPIPATEKVLAKAGLQLNDMDVFEVNEAFASVPLAWLAETGADPCKLNPNGGAIALGHPLGASGARLMTTMVHELERTGGRYGLQTMCEGHGMANATIIERLV; this is encoded by the coding sequence GTGCGCGAAGCGGTCATTATCGAAGCCGTCAGAACCCCGGTGGGTCGTAGAAACGGAATATTAAGCGGAATTCGAGCCGATGAGCTGGCGGCGGAAGTGCTGAAAGAAGTGGTAAACCAAGCGGGTTTGTCTCCGAAGATGGTGGAAGACGTGATCATGGGGTGTGTATCGCAAGTGGGGGAACAAGCTGCAGATATTGCGAGAGTCGCTGCTTTGATTGCGGGTTATCCCACCGAAGTTCCCGGAACGACGATTGATCGTCAGTGCGGATCGAGTCAGCAGGCTGTTCATTTTGCTGCTCAGGCGATTATCAGCGGAGATATGGATGTGGTCGTTGCGGCTGGTATTGAAAACATGTCCCGTGTTCCCATGTTTTCCAACTTGCAGGGAGTCGATTTCAGCAAGAAGTTAACCGCACGCCATGAAATGATCAATCAAGGGTTGTCGGCAGAAAGAATCGCCGAAAAGTGGAGACTCAGCCGCCAACAAATGGATGAATTCTCTCTCGAGAGTCACCAAAAAGCCCTGGCGGCTCAGAACGAAGGCCGTTTTGAGCGGGAAATCATCCCGATTGAAGTGACGCTGCCGGATGGAACGAAAGCAATGGTCACGAAAGATGAGGGCCCGAGAGACGATACTTCTTTGGAAAAACTAGCCCAGCTTTCTCCCTCATTTAAGGAAGGGGGCCATATTCACGCCGGTAATTCCAGTCAAATCAGTGACGGGGCGGCGGCTGTTTTGCTGATGTCCAAAGAAAAAGCGGAGGAACTCGGTTTAAAACCTCGTTTTCGAGTGCTGACACGAGTGGTGGTGGGTTCGGATCCCACATTGATGCTGACCGGCCCAATCCCTGCAACGGAAAAGGTATTGGCCAAAGCGGGTTTGCAATTAAACGATATGGATGTATTTGAAGTCAATGAAGCGTTTGCCTCCGTTCCGCTGGCCTGGCTGGCCGAAACGGGTGCCGACCCCTGTAAGCTCAATCCCAACGGCGGAGCGATCGCGCTGGGCCATCCGCTGGGAGCCTCGGGGGCCCGGTTGATGACAACGATGGTTCACGAACTGGAACGCACCGGCGGTCGCTACGGATTGCAAACCATGTGTGAAGGTCACGGGATGGCCAATGCCACGATTATTGAACGGTTAGTTTAG
- a CDS encoding DnaJ family domain-containing protein — MIPITRRKNDRENTFPPAGHGDWLDQIVKEHEQKGGFDHLSGKGKPLSKKTLEEEAFHHILKNAHYLPPWLELRHQIKNQIQELLSNLDKKAAPEKRDREQVEEVNRMIQKYNQLCPHPSMQRGLVTIDNLNQAVHQWE, encoded by the coding sequence ATGATCCCCATAACCAGAAGGAAAAATGACCGGGAAAACACGTTCCCTCCAGCCGGACATGGCGATTGGCTGGATCAGATCGTAAAAGAGCATGAACAAAAAGGCGGGTTCGACCACCTCTCCGGCAAAGGAAAGCCCTTGTCCAAGAAGACCTTGGAGGAAGAAGCGTTCCATCATATCCTGAAAAACGCCCACTATCTCCCTCCCTGGCTGGAGTTGCGGCATCAAATCAAAAATCAGATTCAGGAGCTTCTCAGCAACCTGGATAAAAAGGCCGCACCTGAAAAGAGGGATCGGGAACAAGTCGAGGAAGTCAATCGCATGATCCAAAAATATAACCAGTTGTGCCCTCATCCCTCCATGCAAAGGGGTTTAGTCACCATCGACAACCTGAATCAAGCTGTTCATCAATGGGAGTGA
- a CDS encoding (Fe-S)-binding protein: MVQPVPAKPKKTDPAVVTPWNNLGRQLAHTLDEDELTNCMRCGFCLPACPTYRETGLEAASPRGRIALMKAAVDGWMTPDESFRNQMNFCLGCRACETACPADVRFGRLLEQSRAAIAEHAPITRYEKTMRHLFFQGLFPHRSRLRLVGALLALYQKSGLRWLVHRTGLARLLPPHLRQMDRVLPTASMQGVVERIGTHVPAHGKKRGRVGLLRGCIMDVAFADTNVNTARLLSAAGYEVVIPRSQTCCGALHAHSGEERQAHRLAKENIRTFREAGVDWVASNAGGCGAQLVEYSHLLQNEPKLAEDARWFAAHTRDISQLLAEGNPLPLRSVPKRVTYQHSCHLKNGMKVSQEPESLIRSIPDLTYMPLNKGEHCCGSAGIYNLTHPETSMHILDEKMNDVKETTADILVTTNPGCLLQMKLGIERSGLASHMQAVHLVDLLTESMEKGDDPHNQKEK; the protein is encoded by the coding sequence ATGGTGCAACCCGTCCCTGCAAAGCCGAAAAAGACTGATCCCGCCGTCGTCACTCCCTGGAATAACCTCGGGAGACAACTGGCCCACACCCTCGATGAGGACGAATTGACCAATTGTATGCGTTGCGGATTCTGCCTTCCCGCCTGTCCCACTTACCGTGAAACCGGCTTGGAGGCCGCCTCTCCCAGAGGGCGCATCGCCCTGATGAAAGCGGCCGTCGATGGTTGGATGACACCGGATGAAAGCTTCCGCAATCAGATGAACTTTTGCCTCGGCTGCCGGGCATGTGAAACCGCCTGCCCCGCCGATGTCCGTTTTGGGCGTCTCTTGGAACAATCCCGTGCTGCCATCGCCGAACATGCGCCTATAACCCGATATGAGAAGACCATGCGACATCTCTTTTTTCAAGGGTTGTTTCCCCATCGCTCCCGACTGCGTCTGGTGGGTGCGCTGCTGGCACTCTACCAAAAATCGGGCCTCCGCTGGCTGGTCCACCGTACCGGCCTGGCCCGCCTGTTGCCGCCCCATCTGCGCCAAATGGACCGCGTCCTGCCAACCGCCTCCATGCAGGGTGTCGTGGAGCGGATCGGAACCCACGTTCCCGCCCACGGAAAGAAGAGGGGACGGGTGGGACTTTTACGCGGCTGTATCATGGATGTCGCCTTTGCCGACACCAACGTCAACACCGCCCGTCTGCTGTCCGCCGCCGGATATGAAGTGGTGATCCCCCGCAGCCAAACCTGCTGCGGGGCGTTGCACGCTCACTCCGGGGAGGAACGACAAGCCCACCGCTTGGCCAAGGAAAATATCCGCACCTTCCGTGAAGCCGGCGTGGACTGGGTGGCTTCCAACGCCGGAGGCTGTGGCGCCCAATTGGTGGAATATTCTCATCTGCTCCAAAACGAACCGAAGCTTGCTGAAGACGCCCGCTGGTTTGCCGCCCACACCCGAGATATCAGCCAACTGCTCGCCGAGGGGAATCCACTTCCCCTGAGATCCGTTCCCAAGCGGGTGACCTACCAACATTCCTGTCATCTCAAAAACGGCATGAAGGTGTCACAAGAACCCGAATCCCTGATCCGCTCTATCCCGGACCTCACTTATATGCCGCTGAATAAAGGGGAACACTGTTGCGGTTCCGCAGGCATATACAACTTGACCCATCCTGAAACATCCATGCACATCCTGGATGAAAAGATGAATGACGTAAAAGAAACCACCGCCGACATCCTTGTCACCACCAACCCCGGCTGCCTGCTTCAGATGAAGCTGGGCATCGAACGGTCGGGCCTTGCATCTCATATGCAGGCGGTCCATCTGGTGGATCTGTTAACCGAGTCCATGGAGAAGGGAGATGATCCCCATAACCAGAAGGAAAAATGA
- a CDS encoding HesB/YadR/YfhF family protein, whose protein sequence is MNITITPEAFAWFQDEMGLVEGDELRFHIRYDDAHSAGRDQHGFSLLLTVEPPRRPGASVEAGGIRFFVEEGELWYFDGQDLRVEWDERDEMLRFITD, encoded by the coding sequence ATGAATATCACGATTACTCCGGAAGCCTTCGCCTGGTTCCAGGATGAAATGGGATTGGTGGAAGGGGATGAGCTTCGGTTTCATATCCGCTATGATGATGCCCACTCGGCAGGGCGGGATCAACACGGTTTTTCCTTGCTCCTTACCGTGGAACCGCCCCGACGGCCGGGTGCCAGTGTGGAAGCGGGCGGGATCCGTTTCTTTGTCGAAGAAGGAGAACTTTGGTACTTCGACGGTCAGGATTTACGGGTGGAATGGGACGAAAGAGACGAGATGCTGCGTTTTATCACGGACTGA
- a CDS encoding 3-hydroxyacyl-CoA dehydrogenase, producing MDIRDHVGFVTGGASGLGEATVRQLAAHGAKVVIADLQEEKGKGLAEELGENVRFVKTDVTDEASVHHAVHQAYEIGQGIHILVNCAGIGAAQKTVSKKGPHDLAVFQTVIQVNLVGTFNAIRLVAEQMAANSPNEQGEKGVIINTASVAAFEGQIGQAAYSASKGGIVGMTLPIARDLAQHGVRVMTIAPGLFDTPLFSALPDQARQALGAMVPFPSRLGDPSEYAKLVQSIIENPMLNGEVIRLDGAIRMQPK from the coding sequence TTGGATATTCGAGATCATGTCGGTTTTGTCACAGGAGGGGCGTCGGGTTTAGGGGAAGCGACCGTTCGTCAGCTGGCCGCCCATGGGGCCAAAGTGGTGATTGCCGATCTGCAAGAAGAAAAGGGGAAGGGGTTGGCAGAAGAATTAGGGGAGAATGTCCGGTTTGTCAAAACCGATGTCACAGATGAGGCAAGTGTCCACCACGCTGTCCATCAGGCTTATGAAATAGGGCAGGGCATTCATATCCTGGTCAATTGTGCGGGAATCGGAGCGGCTCAAAAAACCGTCAGTAAAAAGGGACCGCATGATCTGGCTGTCTTTCAAACGGTCATTCAAGTGAACTTAGTCGGTACCTTTAATGCGATCCGGCTGGTGGCTGAACAAATGGCCGCCAATTCCCCCAATGAACAAGGGGAAAAAGGCGTGATCATTAATACCGCCTCTGTGGCGGCTTTTGAAGGGCAAATAGGGCAGGCCGCTTACAGTGCTTCCAAAGGTGGGATCGTCGGGATGACGCTCCCGATTGCCCGTGATCTCGCCCAACACGGCGTGCGTGTGATGACGATTGCACCCGGCCTGTTTGATACACCATTATTCAGTGCACTGCCGGATCAAGCACGCCAAGCACTAGGGGCAATGGTACCTTTTCCTTCCCGCCTCGGGGATCCATCCGAATATGCTAAACTCGTGCAAAGTATTATCGAAAATCCGATGCTAAATGGAGAGGTCATCCGTTTAGATGGCGCAATCCGGATGCAACCCAAATAA
- a CDS encoding arylamine N-acetyltransferase, protein MWGSPSWLENYLDLLQLEREEASFAYLEQICRRHLAVFPFENAGKLIDHHEGRFPSRLVPSMEEFLERHRAQQLGGTCYILNSHLFRLLRALGFDCRLLPVGESHVAILVRLPDLGGERVYVDVGSASPLYRPVRFETEPQNRTGFGGYEVRLRPVEDGEGRWRYTRHIDGRLGEPIWTFDPDTTVSSIQSFSKAIYRSYQPDGAFMTILRCQVWQWERSRSLSLVNNRFSIRHQDGAVEKRTLADRKAIRQVMEEEFGYPDFPSGRVMDILEERGVSVFPKSDTA, encoded by the coding sequence ATGTGGGGGTCACCGTCTTGGTTGGAAAACTACCTGGACCTGTTGCAGTTAGAACGGGAAGAAGCGTCATTCGCCTATTTGGAACAAATTTGTCGTCGTCATCTCGCGGTCTTTCCCTTTGAAAACGCAGGTAAACTGATCGATCATCACGAGGGGCGATTCCCTTCCCGGCTCGTGCCGTCGATGGAGGAATTTCTGGAAAGGCATCGCGCTCAGCAGCTGGGCGGTACATGCTACATTCTCAACTCCCATTTGTTCCGGCTGTTGCGGGCATTGGGGTTTGATTGTCGGTTGCTGCCTGTGGGGGAGAGCCATGTGGCGATCCTGGTGCGGCTCCCGGACTTGGGAGGAGAGCGGGTATATGTGGATGTAGGATCTGCTTCCCCCCTGTACCGGCCGGTACGTTTTGAAACAGAGCCCCAAAACCGCACAGGCTTCGGCGGATATGAAGTCCGGTTGAGACCAGTGGAGGATGGAGAGGGGCGGTGGCGCTATACGCGTCATATCGATGGCCGCTTGGGTGAGCCGATCTGGACCTTTGATCCGGATACGACGGTTTCTTCCATCCAATCCTTTTCCAAAGCGATCTACCGTTCGTACCAACCGGACGGAGCCTTTATGACAATATTGCGCTGCCAGGTGTGGCAGTGGGAACGAAGCCGGAGCTTGTCCCTGGTGAACAATCGCTTTTCCATCCGTCATCAGGATGGAGCCGTCGAGAAGCGGACATTGGCGGATCGAAAAGCGATCCGGCAAGTGATGGAGGAGGAGTTCGGATATCCCGACTTTCCATCCGGCCGGGTGATGGATATCCTAGAAGAGCGGGGAGTATCGGTGTTTCCGAAATCAGACACAGCATAA
- a CDS encoding SUKH-3 domain-containing protein, with product MAIYPKVPLSKNAAACLIRAGWTPSRRMDVSVHCQALREEGYRIFPEAKRFLERFVGLRVTIPAYKLRDREDFFHLDPREASRQVFIEQIRDYEERIGESLVVIGEAYSNHLALMISETGKILGGFDRFLVMLGEDGWKGMESLYQGVTSPYIQVIDPTADMEESLNHSLEIWPVLWCAEMSAVNDALMNGSKLEDLVISTLRVKSGEPNKPCYNCRHYLNKSDFVTEYPDRSIPTRLKKKWKKLTKHFAKS from the coding sequence ATGGCCATTTATCCGAAGGTCCCTCTATCAAAAAATGCAGCGGCCTGTCTGATCCGGGCCGGTTGGACACCTAGCCGTCGCATGGATGTCTCCGTACATTGTCAAGCGCTGCGGGAAGAAGGATATCGGATCTTTCCGGAAGCAAAACGGTTTCTGGAACGTTTCGTTGGGTTGAGGGTAACGATTCCCGCCTATAAACTTCGGGATAGGGAGGATTTTTTCCACCTGGATCCCCGGGAAGCTTCCAGACAGGTTTTTATCGAACAAATCAGAGATTATGAAGAACGGATCGGAGAATCGTTGGTGGTGATCGGGGAAGCTTACAGCAATCATCTCGCTCTTATGATATCTGAAACAGGAAAAATCCTGGGTGGTTTTGATCGTTTTCTCGTGATGTTGGGAGAGGATGGATGGAAGGGGATGGAGTCCCTATACCAGGGAGTGACGAGTCCGTATATTCAGGTGATCGACCCCACTGCGGACATGGAGGAAAGTTTGAACCATAGTCTGGAGATTTGGCCTGTTTTGTGGTGCGCCGAAATGAGTGCGGTCAATGATGCTCTCATGAATGGTTCAAAATTGGAGGATCTGGTGATTTCTACGCTTCGAGTCAAGTCGGGAGAACCCAACAAACCTTGTTATAACTGCCGGCATTATCTAAATAAATCTGATTTTGTCACCGAATATCCAGACCGGTCCATCCCCACCCGGTTGAAAAAAAAGTGGAAAAAACTGACCAAACATTTTGCGAAATCCTAG
- the sfsA gene encoding DNA/RNA nuclease SfsA, producing MAVIIPGEKVAATFIRRPNRFQAEVEIDGEREIVHVPNTGRMDEMLHPGTPVVLERSDNPKRKHRYGLRFVNKNGHWICIHSALANRVFRDAVESGRIDWVEGPIRSEVKVGDSRMDFRIDANPPTWVEVKCVTYEENGVAMFPDAPTVRGQKHVDELIRAVTEGDKGVIVFVAFMDFVHRFTPHTAIDPVLAEKMGQARNHGICIHAYRCSITFDAIEVVDEIPVDL from the coding sequence ATGGCCGTCATCATTCCGGGAGAAAAAGTGGCAGCTACCTTTATCCGACGTCCCAACCGGTTTCAGGCGGAGGTCGAGATCGACGGGGAACGGGAGATCGTCCACGTTCCCAATACCGGCCGCATGGACGAAATGCTTCACCCTGGAACACCTGTGGTGCTGGAGCGATCGGACAACCCCAAGCGGAAGCACCGTTACGGCTTGCGGTTCGTTAACAAAAACGGTCACTGGATCTGTATCCACTCGGCTTTGGCCAACCGCGTGTTTCGTGATGCGGTTGAATCAGGACGGATCGATTGGGTGGAAGGTCCGATCCGCAGTGAAGTGAAAGTGGGTGATAGCCGCATGGATTTCCGCATCGACGCGAATCCCCCCACTTGGGTAGAGGTGAAGTGCGTCACCTATGAGGAGAACGGGGTGGCGATGTTTCCCGATGCTCCCACGGTTCGCGGACAAAAGCATGTGGACGAGTTGATCCGTGCGGTAACAGAAGGGGATAAAGGTGTCATTGTATTTGTCGCCTTCATGGACTTCGTCCATCGTTTTACGCCTCACACCGCCATCGACCCTGTTCTGGCGGAGAAAATGGGCCAAGCGCGGAATCACGGCATCTGCATCCACGCCTATCGCTGTTCCATTACCTTTGATGCGATTGAGGTGGTGGATGAGATTCCGGTGGATTTGTAG
- a CDS encoding CaiB/BaiF CoA transferase family protein: protein MEMPLRSIRMLDLTRLLPGPYCTMLLADFGAEVIKIEDPQIGDYARWHGPKLGEESALFHSLNRNKKSFCLDLKSEQGKDIFLQLVQTADVVVESFRPGVMDRLGLGYEALAKVNPKLIYCAVTGYGQDGPYSAFPGHDINYLSYTGFLDLQGERGGRPVVPAVQIADIGGGSLMAAVGILLALQARARTQKGQFVDISMMDGVVSWMQTILPDYLATGRPPRRGESMLAGGRACYGVYETADQRFLAVGALEPKFWETFCRIIQRPDWIFRLEAPLDEQEKLKEEISSIIKTRTLSEWMDAFKNQEACVSPVLQLEEVQADRQIKHRQMIVDVEHPALGTIQQPGIPIQLLDTKGAIRSPAPSWGEHTKELLLELGFTEEQITQLKKENTI, encoded by the coding sequence ATGGAGATGCCGCTGCGTTCCATTCGCATGTTGGATCTGACAAGGCTGCTGCCCGGCCCGTACTGTACCATGCTATTGGCTGATTTCGGCGCGGAAGTGATTAAAATAGAAGATCCCCAGATCGGGGACTACGCCAGGTGGCATGGACCAAAGCTGGGTGAAGAGAGTGCCCTGTTTCATTCTTTAAACCGAAATAAAAAAAGTTTTTGTTTGGATTTGAAGTCTGAGCAGGGAAAGGACATCTTTTTGCAACTGGTTCAAACAGCGGATGTGGTGGTAGAGTCCTTTCGCCCCGGTGTGATGGACCGGTTGGGACTGGGTTACGAGGCATTGGCGAAGGTCAATCCAAAGCTGATCTACTGTGCCGTGACGGGATATGGACAGGATGGTCCTTACTCCGCTTTTCCCGGACATGACATTAATTATTTGAGTTACACCGGGTTTTTGGATTTGCAGGGAGAACGGGGCGGACGGCCGGTGGTGCCGGCGGTTCAAATCGCCGATATCGGGGGCGGTTCCTTAATGGCCGCCGTCGGCATATTACTGGCACTGCAAGCCAGAGCACGGACGCAAAAAGGACAGTTTGTCGACATTTCCATGATGGACGGTGTCGTTTCCTGGATGCAGACGATTCTCCCCGACTATTTGGCGACGGGTCGGCCGCCCCGGCGCGGTGAATCGATGTTGGCAGGCGGCAGAGCCTGCTACGGGGTTTATGAAACGGCCGATCAGCGATTCCTCGCAGTCGGTGCGCTGGAACCGAAGTTTTGGGAAACCTTCTGCCGGATCATCCAACGTCCCGATTGGATTTTCCGCCTGGAAGCTCCCTTGGATGAGCAGGAGAAGTTGAAAGAAGAAATTTCATCGATCATCAAAACTCGTACATTATCGGAGTGGATGGACGCTTTTAAGAATCAAGAAGCGTGCGTTTCACCCGTCCTCCAGTTGGAGGAAGTACAAGCAGACCGGCAAATCAAGCACCGGCAAATGATTGTGGATGTGGAGCATCCCGCGTTGGGGACTATCCAACAACCGGGTATTCCGATTCAATTATTGGACACAAAGGGTGCGATCCGTTCTCCGGCTCCGTCATGGGGGGAACACACCAAAGAATTGTTGCTCGAACTGGGCTTTACCGAAGAGCAGATTACACAGTTGAAAAAAGAAAATACCATTTGA
- a CDS encoding FAD-dependent monooxygenase, translating into MIIGAGISGLCTAITLQQKGHEVKVFESYPELKPVGAGLLLGQNALKGLFRLGIGEKILRVGKVNKTVTVLSEKGNVISKLDTDRLDQKFQTDSIAVLRSDLHDVLVRSLKSGTVTVNKKCVGFEQDDRGVSVRFADGKTGRGDVLIAADGIHSIIRKQLLPGLKTRYAGYTCWRGVTSGVPDGFKEELTETWGPKGRFGIVPLSDRQIYWFAVINAEENSRVFAGYRNRDLLKHFGDYHFPIPQILRMTREEEVIWNDIVDLEPLDRFAFDRIVLIGDAAHATTPNMGQGACQGIEDALVLSRCIDEQSNPVAAFQAFQEQRIKRTRKIVNTSWSIGKMAQIENRWICSLRNALLRRVPHSFQEKQLEFLYDVDFS; encoded by the coding sequence ATGATCATCGGCGCCGGGATCAGCGGTCTGTGCACAGCCATCACCCTACAACAGAAGGGGCATGAGGTGAAGGTGTTTGAGAGCTACCCCGAACTGAAGCCGGTCGGCGCGGGTCTGCTTCTCGGACAGAACGCCTTGAAGGGGTTGTTCCGGTTGGGGATCGGCGAAAAGATCCTGCGGGTCGGCAAGGTGAACAAAACGGTCACAGTTCTTTCCGAGAAGGGGAACGTCATATCCAAATTGGATACGGACCGGCTCGATCAAAAGTTTCAAACGGACAGCATCGCCGTTCTGCGGAGTGATTTGCACGATGTATTGGTCCGATCCCTGAAATCCGGAACCGTGACCGTAAACAAAAAATGTGTCGGATTTGAACAGGATGACCGGGGAGTATCGGTTCGGTTCGCCGACGGAAAGACCGGCCGGGGCGATGTTCTGATCGCAGCCGACGGAATCCACTCCATCATTCGGAAACAGTTGCTTCCCGGTTTAAAAACGAGATATGCCGGTTACACCTGCTGGAGAGGAGTCACATCGGGCGTTCCCGACGGTTTTAAAGAGGAACTAACCGAAACATGGGGACCGAAGGGACGGTTCGGTATCGTTCCCCTTTCCGACCGGCAGATTTACTGGTTTGCTGTAATCAATGCGGAAGAGAACAGCCGGGTATTCGCCGGTTACCGGAACAGGGACTTGCTGAAACACTTCGGGGACTACCACTTCCCGATTCCTCAGATCCTGCGGATGACAAGGGAAGAGGAAGTGATCTGGAATGATATTGTCGATCTGGAGCCCCTCGACCGGTTTGCCTTTGACCGAATCGTGTTGATCGGAGACGCGGCCCATGCCACCACTCCCAATATGGGGCAGGGCGCGTGTCAGGGGATTGAGGATGCCCTCGTCCTGTCCCGATGCATCGACGAGCAATCAAACCCAGTGGCCGCTTTTCAAGCATTTCAAGAGCAAAGGATCAAGCGAACCCGGAAGATCGTCAACACATCATGGTCCATCGGAAAGATGGCACAGATCGAAAACCGTTGGATCTGTTCCCTAAGAAACGCGTTGCTACGACGAGTTCCCCATTCCTTTCAGGAGAAGCAACTAGAGTTTTTATACGATGTGGATTTTTCATAA
- a CDS encoding YdcF family protein, producing the protein MRRILVILALFVCGCLLVGGIYLWTLVSQYDDTPFPTEKRDVAIVLGAALWEEEPSPALRERLEAALQLYEEGLVEVLVLSGGEGNDGISEAEGMKRYLAAKGIPAESLLLENQAANTWENLHYSQWIIQQAGATEVYLVTHDYHMKRAMEMAKRIQMDAVPVPVHSRVLFTPYHKTRESLAFVKFRLFQSG; encoded by the coding sequence ATGAGGCGAATCTTGGTCATTTTGGCGCTGTTTGTTTGCGGTTGTCTGCTGGTGGGGGGAATCTATCTGTGGACTCTCGTCTCCCAATATGACGACACCCCCTTTCCAACCGAAAAACGGGATGTGGCCATCGTTCTCGGAGCTGCGCTGTGGGAGGAAGAACCCAGTCCCGCATTGCGCGAGCGGCTGGAAGCGGCTCTTCAGTTATATGAGGAAGGGTTGGTAGAGGTACTTGTCCTATCAGGAGGCGAGGGAAACGACGGCATCAGTGAGGCGGAAGGGATGAAGCGATACCTGGCGGCAAAAGGAATCCCGGCTGAGTCCTTGTTGTTGGAGAATCAGGCAGCCAACACATGGGAAAATTTGCATTACTCCCAGTGGATCATTCAACAAGCAGGAGCGACCGAAGTCTATCTCGTTACGCACGATTATCATATGAAGCGTGCGATGGAAATGGCGAAGCGGATTCAGATGGATGCGGTACCGGTCCCGGTTCACTCTCGGGTGTTGTTCACCCCTTATCACAAGACGCGGGAAAGTCTGGCATTCGTTAAGTTTCGACTGTTTCAGAGTGGATAA